The DNA segment aaatatcaataaagtgcggcTAAATTAGAGTGTAAGTAGTGTCTAAATTGTATAAATATAACCTACTATCAATAAGTTAAattttttctaaatttaaaaagttattattctttttgtaacaaactaaaaagaaaatattaccaTATGAACTGAAACAGTTGGAGTAATATATATTAACGTAATGTATTACCAGCAAGCTTGTCAAGAGACAGAAATTCCTTAGGGTGGCGGTGAAGGGAAAGCCTCTGATTGACAAACATGTACCATGCCTCTATCACTTCCTCTCTCGGATCCTTTACAGCTACTTCTGATAGTTGACAGACCCCGAATCCACAAAAGAAGGCAAGGGAAATTAAAATCTGTGTAGAGAAACTTTCAATTAGTCTTCATTCCatcttaaaataaaaagaatgcGCCTTAACATCTGGCTAGCTAGAGAAAAAAATGATCAAGTAAAGGTATTTAGTTTCAAAAAGTTAGTTGAAGTACCACCCAACACACCTCCTAATtaggaagaaaaaaagagaatagtATAGTGTCACTCTTGATTGTAAAAGATATCTCTATTATCTACAGCAGGTTGGGACTTACCTAATACAAGCCAACCCCGTAATATTATTATAGAGCTATGGTCAGTTTTCCACCGTGCACTAATGTAACTTTATGGACATGAAAATATTTGGTAGAAAGAGAAGAAGTGATTGGATAATAACTTACTATATAGTGTGACTAAAATTCTTATACATCATGCATGAAACTGCATGCATCGGATGTTACTTTGTTTATCTATAATTCCAatagaaattacgcataataaaCATTGTAAATAGCATCAAGAAACTACAAAAACACCCATGAAAGTTGAGGAAGATTTTTATATCCCTTCCAAGAACAATcaatgaaaaattaaggaaatagaaagagaaaaatTGTCAATTACATACCGTTGCAATAGAAACcatctttccttatttgctaATCTCTCTTCTGGAACGTGGACGAATATTGAAAATctgatactaatgtaaaatgcTAGAAGAAAATATATAGTGGCAGTGAGAACCATTTTTAAATCAATGTCCAtcgtctttttattttctttcccgcAAGTGgaaacttcttttttttcaaaactttggttTTTCAAAAAACTAAAGATCATGTCACTATAAAGTCCAAGTCAACCGACTTTTTCTTTTTCGAGGCTAGTTGGGTGTGAATCTCCATAATTTTATTACTACCGGTGTCTATTTTTTAGTTATTGCTAACACGTTCAGTTTCAGTAATCTATATACTAATACAAATATAAGtttcattaaatattttctttttaatttttaaaccaAATTCATGAAGACTTGGTCGACTAAAACTGCTAACCTCGTTGTCACTGTCCATTGGAATGCAACTCTTAGTATTTAAGTATTAAACACTATTTAAGTGGAGGTGGGAGGAGAAGTTATTGTTTTATACAATTCATGTAAGgtttttaaggtttaattagagttattttataataaaagaatTGCACTCCAATATaaatttcttcctttttttcttaaataaagtGCATCCCATTATCCATTTAAACAAAATTTTCATTTACAATTTGTACATGATCCAATTTCATCAAAGATCCATTTAGTTTTCGAAGAGGCGATAATATCATTTGAAGCTACTTTAGTCTTCTTTTTTGATATCACGTTGCAATATTTATTCAACAATAAGTTAGTGCTATGTACATTATGCTTAGAATTCGATATATATGAAATACGCAATAGACAATCTATTTATTCATATTATTACAAAAGCAAGAAGTTTCATAGCAAAATGTCGAGCGACAAAAATAACTTCGTAATATTTACCAACTTTTATATTCTTTAAAagatactaaatatttttttcaaacaaatagtaattctttataatttttttgaatttataaTGGATTGCAAAGTTCCATTATCAGCTCTTCGAAGGCCATGCGCATTATCTTCAAAGGCCATATACATTATAACAGAGGCGTTTATGCAAAGATATTAATATCAGGGTTTGATTTTTAAGGttcttattattaaattattattatatcttttgtaaTTACGAATTGAGATCTAAAATTTATAAAATGTTTAttgaatttttatagaaaaattatacCCGCGATGAAAATATTGGTTTTAGATAAACCAGTGAAGCATTGAATCCACCCTGGCATgatgaaattttaaaatatattccTACTAGtgtcttgtttattattattGGTAACTTCAGATACACCTTCACTTTCAGTAATCAACTAATCTATACTATAATGTAAATAAAATTCTCATTAAAAGCTTTTCTTTTAACTTTTTGACCAAATCCATGAATAACTGGTCCATTAAGGCTGCTAATCACATTGTCATGTCGCATGGGAATGCAACTTTTAATTTCGAATTAAGTATGAAGTAATAAACAATCTAACTGGAGATGGGATACTGTTTTAAACAACTGACGAATGGTTTTTAAGGTTtcttaataattctatattaatAATTTTGTTCACATTATATTTTATAAACATCACGCAAGTTTTTTTAACAATAATTGCAttccaataaatatttttattcaataatacatTTCATCAGAATTTTCACTAACAATTTGCAATAatcgaacttcctcaaaattTTCCAAATAAAGCGCGTAAATAAAATCAAACACATGACTGATTCTGAGTTTGAGTCAAAATGTTAACTCAAAATGCTGGCttggttaatatatatatatatatatatatatatatatatatatatatatatatatatatatatatatatatatatatatatatatatatatatatatactttatgtGATAGTGACTAATGAGCCCTAAAGGATTTTTACGTTTGAAATATGTGGATTGGCACATTTTGTAGAGTCCAGCTTAATAACCTCGCATTATGAAATTAGATTTCACTTAAATCGCATAATTTGAATTAAGTTTAATTCAATTTTATTAACCTCAGAATATTTGCTTAATTAAGTCAATACTTCTTGTATTTAAGATTTAGCTAGTAGTATTTTATATGGACTTCATCCGATCAAATTTCAGTATTTACAGACTGTTTTAGCTAGTAAGCGTTGAACTTAAAATACAATTTGTATTATGTTACAAAGATAGTTCCAGTCCAAAATTCAATCAGCTTTTGAAAATTTGGAATAAGCCTTTTGAGCTATAATGCGTTTATCTTAAGcaattttccgtgccatcaactttttctttctttcgttTCTCCCTTCTATTCCCCTTTATATCCCCTAAAGTAGGAATTACCTTTATGTTTGAAAAAATTATAATTCTTGCCTATGGGGAAGATAGAGTTTCAAAAAAACTACTTctctttttaaaagaatttagagTCTGAATGAGATAAGTATTAATAGTGGACGAAGGGAAAATCTTAGTAAGATTGGTTTGTATGCCTAATGAAAGATAAAGTTGCAACTAATTTTAAAGACTTTTAATAGTCAAATCTTCATTTGGAAAAATAGGAACTTCATATATCAAGGCCATAACTAATTATGTATTAAAAACCTCATAGGAGTATTTGTTTTATGTATACAACTTTTAGGGAAATATTTTGGCCCTTGTGACCACAGGCCATTGGCAATATCTGAACATAGCATAAATTCACCAACTAGGAGTTCATTTAGATAACAGAGGCCAACTTAAGCTCCTAGTCCAAATATATTCATTTGTTGCCTCAAATAAGTATATTTTCTACACTCTCTCCAGATATACAGAAGATATTCTATGCCAACTTACAGCAATATGCAGCAAATCCTATTTCCAAGTTCTTAATAATCTGCTTCACACGAGCTCCATTCAACAAGAAACAAATGTCTCAGTGTGCTGCAAGAGGCACTCCTGCTCGTTCAGTAACACTCTTGATATACTCCCTCCTTGCTGGATGATCTTCTTGTGGTCGATTGTGAGCTGTCCACACCGGCTCTCCCACGAACAACCTCATCAACTGCACACATATTCACTTGATTGATTACGATAGAGCTTGAACTATGAAAATTTTACAAGCACTCAAACAGAGAACTGCACTCTGTGTGATCTTTGTTAATGTCACTGGCAAGCCAACTTTTCTTCTCTGCTTACTGAAAGAGAAACTCAAGTTTCTACATACCTTGACATAGTTCCCAGTGTCGAGAGTGAACCTGTGGTAAATCCCCGCAGGTAGGATGATCAGATCACCAGCCTTGATCCAGATGCGAATCCAGCGATCTTCCTTGTCTCTCACATCGAAATATCCACTCCCTTCCAGACAGTAGCGTATCTCCTCATCTGCATGTATGTGCTCTGTGTAGAAATTCTTCAACTTCTGCTCATAGCTCTCCACCTTCTCAGGGGACAAATCCAGCAAATCCTTCAAGGCAAAAGCGGGACAGAAGTAAGAAAATGAAGCTGCAGCATATTCTAGATAGCTGGTACAGATCCAGAGTTTAAAATGGACACAATTATTACAGTCTGAACAGAACGAGAGAATAAGATCATGTGCGCTCTATAGGGAGTTCTGGTAAAGCTACACTTAAAGTCGATAGACTTATAGAACTAAGAAACTGAAGTTGCAAGTTTCGGTTTTGCGTGCATTGAGTAGTTACTTGTGACCCCCGAACAAAACAATAAATGACCACTAATACTGAACCTTAAATCGCACATTTCTAATAGCTGATGTATAGAATGCGCATGTTTAACATGCTATGATAGTGGCAATTCTATATTCACTATCATACAGCTTCAATTGAGAAAAGATTTCATTTGAAAAGCACATACAGCAAAAAGAGCGGAAGAAGGTTTCAGAAGACCGAAAACCAGCCACATATTTGCATGCTCCTCACTGCCTTTTATCTCCCTGGACACAGATTATTGGGATTTTGGCATAAGGTATGTTGCATTACATTGCATCTCATCACCACCTCCCTTGGGCTGCTGGAAGTTCACGTATAGCTGAATCACTACCTTCTTGGATCCTTATCACTCTAAGACACCACATGTTAAACAAAAAAGCACCACTAAAACATCTCACTTTATATTATACTCTATCCAGAAGATGAGAAACCTGAACCATTCCATTCAACCTAATTCCCCTAGCCTCTATAATTATCAACTTAACTTTCATTCATGCTAGTTTTGACCAATGTCTCCATCTATATCTGTCCTGTGTGTTTCCACCCCGTTGCACAATTATTCACAtgtttcaacaattaaaacaaaGTCCCTGATCGAATGCCTGAAACTAATCAAAGGATATAGAGAACCAAATATGCAAGGACCCAAAAAGGATCATCTTGTCCATAAATGCAACACTGTCTTAGTATATGTGAAAGCCATCCTAGAAGTTAACCTACTATTCCCATAACCCATAACTAAGGTATTGTCTCACGAGATAGAGTTTCTAACTATTTACTTCCATCAATTACATGTCTACTCTATAATTTTGTCACACGTTCAGCAGAAACGTATTCTTATCTCGCCATCTCTTCCCAATTCCAACTATCCACTGATAAACAACTGCCTCCTTTTAATTGCAGAAGACTTACAGAAGCTCAATCTTTTAATATCTAGGAAAATTTACAAATAAAAAATTTTTAAGTAGAAGCTTTACAGATTGCTTAGAGGTTCTTAACACTTCAAGAGCGTGTTTGGACCAGTTAACATGACTGGAGACATAGATAAACAAACCTGAAGTCAACCTTAAACCTTGTTACACTAGCTTGATTTTATTGCTATACATGGAGAATGATTTTGAGCTCTTGATTTTGATACTTGGACATTAGGCCTAATATATTgcaatttcatatttttcatccTAAGATGTTAGCAGGATCTCTGCTAATAATTTGAATCACCAAATTTAAGCATGAAATATCACAAAACAGAGTTTTTCTGCAAGAATTGTATTAGGTATAAAAGTGGCAGAgatgaagaaagaataacagaTGGCTCAGACTAATGAGAGCGATGGCCGAAATTTTAGAAATCTTTAAAACTACCTCTGCTTGTGCTTCTAAGAATCGAGAAAACGGATTAACTCAGTGCTCCTAAGAATCGAGAAATCGGATTAAGTCAGACTTAAAaagaacccaaaaaaaaaagcaCTTCCAAAAGCAAATCAATTTACAGACTTTAGTTCATATCATGGGGATGTTCAAGTTGGGAAATACGTAGTTACAGTCACTGCAATAATTTAACAGGTTGTCCTTAATCAAAGAAAAGAGATAAAAAGTCAAAAGATGCACATTTTCCAATCTACAACTGCAATTATACCTCAAACCCAAGCTAGTTGAGGTAGGCCGTATGAATCCATAATATCATAAACAACAATTGTTCTGTTTGGTCCATAATATTTCAATACTCTATTAGTTATATCTTTAATAAATATTCAAAGACTCCTCAAGTAAGCCCTAGTCTTCAAATTGATATCATCAATTTAAGAAACACTCACAAAAgatgaattgaagaaatagataaaGCACAAAGACAAATACCATGTAACTGTATCCTCTATTCTCACgaattttcttcaattcttcatcgtTCTCGTACTCCTTAGGATTCAGTTTCCAGTACAATACTCCAATTTCTGCCAAGTGATCCACAGACACAAACTCCGGTGGATTCTTGTGGTGAGGTAGCCTCTGATCTTCTGAATTTTCATCCATGAACCATGCCTAAACTTATACtcaatcaattaatcaatcaatAATTTGTAGTAAAACAaaagtaatttttgttttttaaatttaactaatctatcaaaaataaataaataaataacctaTCAATAAACTCACCTCGATTGCCATGTCTGCTGATACTACCTTTCTTAGGTAAGATCGACCTCAATATAGAGTTACAGTATTTTGGGAAATGCTAAGTTCATTGGGTTAATATATCACTGATATTTGGAGTTTAATGCTGTTATTTTATGCCACGTGTACACtgtgatttttatttaatttatgtgGCGAAAGTTTGTTTGGCTGTTTCTCGTAGTTTAATCAAATATCTACAATGGGATGGAGTTTTTCACCATACGTTCAGTTTGTGAATCGGAATATTCCACCAAATGCAATAGAATTCTCCAGAGAAAAAGCTTGGCACAATCTTACAAGCTATGGATCAGTAGCGTAGTCAAAAATTTCGTTAAGGGTATTCAAACTTTAAGCaagttaataatattttttattcatGAACGATGTACCAGATTTTCTAAATGAAACTACGCAACATTTAGCTAAACAATAAAAAAGTTAATAGaattataattttataaatcaaaattaaaataacaaaaagacGACATTAgaaattttactaataaaaataagcataaaACCAAAAGAAAGAGAGAGGCGAGAGGATTTGTAGTTTGTAGAGagtttttgttgaaaaaattttTGTAGAGCttaaaatttatttaagaaataacttttagttaaaattttatttttaagattagTTGTTTATTTCTACACCAATTTTAAGTATTAAGAATTACTTCATTAGGAAATTTTTTAgattgaaaaagaattaaataGACCACACATGATTGTCTCCGTTTAATTTTGGCAAATAAAATGGGAAGAATTTTAAACTCATGAACGTTATTTTGAATATACTGGACTGCCTCGCTCAACTATGTTAAAGgtattcaaaatataatatatataatcatataaaATAGTATCAAATTTATATTTGCTGTAAATATTTTAGCTTGTGTGCTTGACCACCCGTGGCATAGGATTACGCCACTGCTAGGGACTGAAATAATGCTCAACATTCATTATTAGCACTAGGGATGTGGCGGGTGAATGAAGTGTCTCCACTCTTATATATTAAATCGAACAGGCCACATTTATTAAATTTCCAGAAATCACACAGCATTAGGAAAATCGGCACGGCCCCTTTCATGCTATTTGAGAGTTTGGGATCCCAAACTTGTATAGGAAAAAATACGACATGACACGTGGCCGCTTAAAGGAAGGACACGTGGAACATAAGATGGGAATGACCATCGAACATAGCtattccgcttgtcaccggaaggaATAACGATTATAAAAGGAGTATTAAATGCTTTGCGCCTTATAACATTTAATACAGAATATTTTGCAGCATTAAGGATAATGACCCGTTACAAGAAATTTGACATTTATGTCTAATGTTAAATCTTCAttaatggccctcataattgacattaaagaagggcatgatcctaggacttcCTTCTCTAGACATGACTATAAATAgagagctcagttatcattgtaatggacacgaattttctggctaacttacactacattcgatacaacattttaatacaattttattttttcgcttttgatctcatcattgttgtACCCGAAAACCTTCTTCCCTGACTCATCAGCTCTGTCGTTCcatctacattctaaggctaagtattttatatttcatcagttatttcattatcttttggatcaaattaattcacttgtctagaaaccacgaacaaattcaactgtaccgttttacgggtaaataatttggcgcccaccgtggggcctagacagccgaatgattaaattgatccttgcttTTTTTACTAAGGTGTTTTGATTACTTTGTCttagaaaaaaatcacaaaaaatggcaaATATTATTGTTAACAGCATACGCAACCCTGAAATTCAAGGGGAACAACCACATTTCGAGGATTCAACCACACCGGTATATGACAGGTGGTACCCTCGATAGGTTCGGGAGGCAACTCCTGATGCTGCTGCTGAGGGGCATGTGGCGGATGCAGTAACAGTCATGCAAGAGCAATAGgcaatcattctaggccatctcacacgACAGGATCAGGTTATGACGGAACTGAAGCAGGCGCTATCGGGTGCCTCAAATAATGCAAACAGGCAAGATCCAGTTCCTTTTGATGTTCTCGCGAACCAGATAACGCAGAAAGTTGATAATAACACTCCTAGGGGCGAAGTTTGGCTCCGACGGGGCTGGGGGAGTAGATCCGGCCTCAACAACGAGAACGATCCGCTCAAAGATGAACTTTTATGGTTCATGAAGGAAGTAAATGCTCGCATGGATCAAATCTCGGACGCACCACCAGTACTAAAAGGCCGAAACTCGAAAAAGTATATTCAATTGCCGTATAAACCAAGCACGACCCCGGAATTAATCCCGAAGCGATTCAAAATTCCCGAAGTGCCAAAGTATGATAGAACTTCAAATTCACAGGATcacattaccacctacacaacaaCGGTGGAAGGAAATGATTtggctcctcacgaaattgaatccgtgttgctaaagaaatttggtgaGACTTTCACGAGGGGAGCTttaacgtggtattcattattGCTCGAGCATTCCAttgattcctttgagatgctcgcgaattctttcatcaaggctcatgctGGTGCCAGAAAGGTACAAGCCCGAAAGGCTGACATATTCAGGATCGCGCAGGGAGAATCCGAGTTATTACGAGAGTTCGTTACCCGGTTCCAGAAGGAAAGTATGTTACTACCGGCAGTCCCGGATGAATGGACAgttgaagcattcaccaaaggttTAAATCCGAGAAGTTCTGACGCTTCCCGAAAGTTGAAGAAAAGTCTGCTCGAGTTTCAAGCAACGACTTGGGCGGATGTCCAACCCCGATACGAGTCGAAAATAAGGATCAAAGAAGATCATGTTGGTTTTCCATTGTCGaccaaaggacgggagaagaatAGAGAAAAAACGAAAGATGATATTGACACGGATAGACGGACTCTGAGGGGCCGATTTTTGCCTTACGAGCGGACAGAAGGTCGTGGCAGGAGCTTTCAGACAGCAGACAAGTTCACCATTGATAGAAGGACCGATTGTGGTCGGAACAACATATCGCTACAGGATAGAGAAATCTCGGGGTCGCGAGATTCTACTTACCTAAAGTTGTtggagtataacttcaacgtcagtatGGTGGAGTTTCTATCAGCCATGAGAAATATCATAGAGGCACAATTCCCAAGACCTATGAAATCTgatcccagccagagggatccaatttatggtgtgaataccatggcaCTAACAGCCACCGGATTGGGGACTGCCGACACCGCCGGGAAGAATTGGCAACACTGttaaagaatggtcacctcaaAGAATTCTCgagtgaccgagctaaaaacAATTATGGTCCGAACAAGGGTGACGCGGAAACCTtgaaagcaggagaagaacccccacgcaaacgatcaacatgatcttcgg comes from the Nicotiana tabacum cultivar K326 chromosome 14, ASM71507v2, whole genome shotgun sequence genome and includes:
- the LOC107794003 gene encoding acireductone dioxygenase 1, giving the protein MAIEAWFMDENSEDQRLPHHKNPPEFVSVDHLAEIGVLYWKLNPKEYENDEELKKIRENRGYSYMDLLDLSPEKVESYEQKLKNFYTEHIHADEEIRYCLEGSGYFDVRDKEDRWIRIWIKAGDLIILPAGIYHRFTLDTGNYVKLMRLFVGEPVWTAHNRPQEDHPARREYIKSVTERAGVPLAAH